In Cryptomeria japonica chromosome 1, Sugi_1.0, whole genome shotgun sequence, the sequence tttaaattttataaatattaacATAGAAAAAAGTATAACATGATCTTTGCTCAttaattgatttttgaataatattgtGAACCTCTTTGTAAACAATCTAATATGTTTTCCATATagacatatctatatatacaaccTTTCATGCACATTAATCTCtatattaaaaacattaaaataacatctaaattatatatttataaaactaaatatattttttatatataaattagaCATACACTGATACCCACACTATGAAAGGAAAGGTTAAAATACATTTATTCTATATTTTACTATCCCAACCTCCAGAACCTTACTTAAAAATTCTTCATAAATGAAATTGGGATTACTGGCTTTCATTTTATTCCATAATTCCCCACCTTCTTTGAACAAATGATCCACTTCAGTTGCTCCAAAGCTGCAAGCTTTCAAACTTTTTAGGAGCTCCAATCCAACTGGAACTCTGTTTAGACTGGCACAGAAACGTACATGTAGTCTCTGAAGGCGTGGCATTGCTCCTTCTTCTTTTTCTGACAACTCTTCTAACTGGTCAAACATTGAAATATGAAAAAAACACAGCTGGGGGAATCCCCCGGGCTTCCAGAACCCTCCTGGCAATGCCTTGCAATTTTTATTTTGCAGCAATTCCAAACTTCTTAAGTTGGGCATCATTTGTAGTGCTGGATATTCagcagaatggatttcaaataaacacaatttcatcaTATTTGAGAAGACATATATCCAATTTGGCATTGCAAAGTTACGTAAGTAAATGAATTCAAGATCCTTCATAGCTATCATCTTCTCTGATAGAGGTGGAGGATTATCACATTCAACATTGTTCTCTATTGTTAGGATACGCATCTTCACCAAGTTGGCAAGGATCCCATCATCTAAAATTTTCAATTCAGCCTCATGATCAATATCTATTCTCACTTCACGGAGGTTGACCAAATTGCCAAAATGTTCTAGCTTTAAGAAttcattgtcttcagctgataGTTTGTAGATATTTGGTCCCAATTCATATGTCCTCAGTACCCATAAAGATACAAGTTTTGATATTTCCTTGGGCATGAATCCCCTGAAACCTCCTATATCCAGATGTTCCAGATGTTCTAGACAATTCAGTTCACCACTCCAATTAGGCAACCTTTCTAGACCAGAGCAGTTGGAAAGGTCAAGAAAGCGAAGACTCTTATTACTTCTTACACATTTTGGGACTTTAGTAATGTTTGTCTCACTTAAATTTAAAAATCTAAGGAGCTTCAAATTTTCAACACAAGCAGGCAATGATGAGATGCTAGTACGACTCAAGTCAAGAATGCGCAGTACTCTAGCACCTCTAAGCAGGGTTGCTGGAAtattttgaatgcttttattttgAGAGAAAGAAGAAGTGCGAAGACGTGATGCAGAATATGCCCTGTTACTTGCCATTACGTGTACATCACCGTTGCCTATGCTATTTTTGACCATTAAAACCCTAGTTGTACCTTTCTTGAAGGCTTCCTC encodes:
- the LOC131043608 gene encoding inactive disease susceptibility protein LOV1, giving the protein MYKLHDLVLDLAITISKESKCAFSVEEAFKKGTTRVLMVKNSIGNGDVHVMASNRAYSASRLRTSSFSQNKSIQNIPATLLRGARVLRILDLSRTSISSLPACVENLKLLRFLNLSETNITKVPKCVRSNKSLRFLDLSNCSGLERLPNWSGELNCLEHLEHLDIGGFRGFMPKEISKLVSLWVLRTYELGPNIYKLSAEDNEFLKLEHFGNLVNLREVRIDIDHEAELKILDDGILANLVKMRILTIENNVECDNPPPLSEKMIAMKDLEFIYLRNFAMPNWIYVFSNMMKLCLFEIHSAEYPALQMMPNLRSLELLQNKNCKALPGGFWKPGGFPQLCFFHISMFDQLEELSEKEEGAMPRLQRLHVRFCASLNRVPVGLELLKSLKACSFGATEVDHLFKEGGELWNKMKASNPNFIYEEFLSKVLEVGIVKYRINVF